Genomic DNA from Maylandia zebra isolate NMK-2024a linkage group LG17, Mzebra_GT3a, whole genome shotgun sequence:
CCACAGGCTCATCATTCTCTCTTTAATATTGCAGGATATTTATCTCACAATACAAGGCACTTTTAGAGTTCGATCTGTTCAGTATTACAAAAAACTAGCAAATGAGTCCATAAACAATCGCTATAAGTGTTTGCCGAGCGCAGGGATCACACATTTCTTCATAACTGGATTTCGATTTTCAATCACAGCTGTCGCCCCCTAGTGACCATAAGGATAATGCTAGTTTTTTCATTTACAGGGTATCAGTCCTGGCATGAAAATCTCCCCATCTAGAGGGCAAAAAGCTTCTTCTTGTATTCCTTCAAGTCATCCTTACAGGGTTGAGAGCGAACCGTGCCAGCAGCCTTTCTCTGTCCTCCTCAGCGAGTAATCCCGGTCGGGCTTGCCGGCATGAGGCTGCTCTGAAGGGGATGAGAGAAGGATTCCAGCAGGGTGTTTATAGTCAACATGAACGGCATTTTAAGCCGATCAGCGACGTGAAGGACGAGGCGCACATACATCCGGACCCGAGCTGAGCCGAGCCAATGTAAAGCAGCAAAACGACTTGCAGCActtacattgtttttatttatttttgtatttttaatccttcttcattttattttattttatcttaatcTATTCTGCACATTTACTCTTGCATGCATGGCCATTTGACTTGTTGCCCTGATCATTTATTCTAGgataaagaaaaagcaaagcgGAGCGGgatctgtgttttaaaaagcagcagatattataattataataacgaCGACGCTCACCTTATTACACGGCCGCAGGTCTCCGGCGCCTTTAACTGATGATGTATGAGcggcgatgatgatgatggtggtggtggtggtgatgctGAGTAAAAAGCTGCAGCTTGGGGACCGGGAGGCCCACGCCTGCTTCCTCATCCTCAGTCCGGGTCACAGAGCGCCGGGTGTCCGCTGCCTGGAGCCGCGTACTCGAAGCGGGCCGCACAAGAAGACTCCCTGTCATTGATGCTCCCGCCTGCCTGTCTCACCCACTCTCCCCTCCTCCACCCACAACAGCGTCAACAGGCTGATAATAAAAATCGTTTCCGGTACAGGTTTTCAAATTAAAGCTCTCTTGTTACGTCCTATGAACCTCAGTTTTTATCACAACACCGTTATCCTGGGTTTATTCTCCAGGGTTTTATAATgtgtggttattattattattatttttaaattaaaaatatatgcagTGCACTGGTGTCCTTTCTCTCAGTAAAACTGTGTACGATCTTAAAATAAATGTCTCTGAATATTAGTTAGCGAAGAGAGTTAATCATTAATCTGAATAATGAGATCTGCATCTGATGGAAAAAGAttataatttaaaatacaatacaTGTACAAATAATttctaaacatttatttagtttgtaattttctctctgcaggatTACAATCACTAGTTGtacctaaaaataaaacaccttGTAACATGGGtccaacatttttaaaactgaatttcatcctgtctgtatttatttttttattctacaTAAACTCCGATTTGGCGATGGTGAGATGTCCtaaaattgatttatttttctaatgTTTACACATAGACCATATTATAACATAACCTGTTCACTTTAGTATTCACAAAAAAAGGCAAATTAATGATTTTTAATCTCCTTTTGTACATCGGCTTACAGACTAGATGGTGTTACCTCACTCTTTCTGCAATTTAAAAGGCGTTTGATAAATATTATTTCCTCAGTCTCTTCAGCACATGTAGTCGGACTTGCACTCATAATGCAACAAATCAGGAGATtatgttttcttattttcagttgttaagTTTGATTGCACAGTGTTTGTTCATTTGTGAAGCCACTTATTTGCTATGCAACTGTTATAATGAGTAGTGTCACAATCCATTTGATGTTTACCCTTAAGTGTAACAGAATTCAATGGATCTGTGACAGTCGGGGAAAAAATCCCCCAAACCCCAAAGCATAGTAACATCAGTGACACAATAAACCACCCAGGGATTGGGTGGAATTGATTTAGACATACAAACACAGgattaatactactactactactactaattattattattattacaaaacTTCATGAAGagctttttatttctgttaatgGTTAACGGTGGTGTTAGTTAGTTGTAACAGCTCTGTTGTGATTCATCATCAAGGTGACACCAGTGACAacttctataaaaaaaaattctaaaccTATAGGGCATCAAACCACATGTTGTCAGTCTTGTTTTTCTCACaaaatttctttcttctttctttttcagttctCTAACAACTTCAACTAAATGCTTCATATGAAATTAtgatataaaaaagaaaaggtctgaaaaatgaaaagagatACTGGACTCGCCACACCAATTTTTTGCAGCGCTTCACGAAACATGTTATAGATGTCGGCACCGCGGTGttttccttcaaaataaaaggcttTTCTTAATCAGCAACGCCAGTGACACAACTCCAGGGTACCGTTACTTTGTTTAGATACTTCATAATATTTATTTGACATTTTATGTTTGTCATATATGTATTATTGCAAGATACAACATTGTTTTTTAGTGCTTCATAGACTCAAGGGTTAGTGTTAAATGACCTAATAAGTGtaaattagggctgccacgattagtcgactagtcacgattatgtcgactattaaaatcgtcgacgactaatttaatagtcgacgcatcgtttgaagctttgtaagatcacaaaggacgcaggaatgagtagtaggatttaagggtgtaataacggactgaaacagaagatggcagcactgcatgtacaaggatgccagctgccgttaaaccccgaagaagaagaagctgtgtcccagaattcatagcgcagctgtcaacaatggtggcagctagttagttttaactttactcttattattctttctgggtcacaaaataaacgtttaacatattttcaggcgagaatgtagctgtgtaaacctcaaatatctgctcagtttatcaagacaccacatattttcaaaagctctccgacgttttcggagatgtctgttacccactagctcgttagctaggcgggggcaaggctaactagagccgtgagaacaccggactcccggcaaatcgttttcaaacccaccactgtctttcgctactcaggttaaacatgatatataagtcacttagataacttaaaatgttattgtttggctttctttagtattttatttgttcctgagtaaatctgtttggctaagattaaagttatagtttttgcacagctaaataaacttcaagcagacagctgatcatcagacGTTTGAGACGCTGGataatatactccggtgtcctgttatattttagaaagcaaggagtttattaaacttcaccgaaacaatctgcaaatttcattaaaaattaataaactaccatcttgtctttatttttagttagcacaaacacttcaagctgtaagctaatgatagttatataagaccagatgctgctggtgcaataagctgtacgctgtacgtccaatggatgatgatctgattagtcgactaatcacaaaaataatcggtgactagtcgactatcaaaataatcgtttgtggcagctagggttgccaactccctgaaaaataaataagggacacctcgtggccagggccgggcgacccagttgtcttcacccttcccagtgtggtgaattttctagctctttttttgtgtgtgaaattattttttttaaccctttgacttgaatttgatttaagtagatgtgtattctttgtgatatgaacacatgtgaaacaaatgatcatttagccatttatttttagctcaaaatgacaacattaacacataaaacaggtctccttcttaaacagaagcctgtcatgcttaacttttgagaatataagtaaatctttctttaaaagaactctgtcctgcttaacttaaaataatagaaaacaatagaaagaaaaatattcttgtaacagtgcacatttagtgcatttagtacaattggcttcagctgaggtattatttcagcttttctaatgctaatcagctgctcccgtttgaaaacccgcttgttcccatgattacgcatcttaactcatcatcattattcatctgtgtattacttttatgtattagtcatctatttgttgtaatcatctatccttgcagtcgtttattacacaaaataagttatattatcacacttctggccacatagcgctgatattcactgcacatgcccatattaactttttccagccaggtgttttccttttcccattcttccctttctctgaggggaacaaacattgctgctctaatgctgggctcacactgtgcggtttcaggcccattttgagccgatttttgagtgatcggaccgattttggccttcatcgtgtagtatacgtggggtaacgagaagtgattaacacctcacgaccagctcccgatcatcaatcgctcgtgagccgctcacactgctcgcgcgcaaacacgtaaacgccgtgaaaaagatggagcagcacggctgtgcagcgtgtgatctggacacaagcgatggaggcacaacttgtagaactttgaaaagctcatccgagccttttcgatgtggcatcacaaaattatcacgaccacaacaaccgtgaaaatagttggatctacatcGCTGctaaatcacagctgcctgatcatgtttttcattagcaatttagcaaagttgatggtggtggtgtgtctgtgtgagtgagagacagagagagagagcgacagattttctgttataaccttaattttatggacgcacagtgtgagcactcaggtcgcatcagagcatcgggcggtatagtgtgagacctgcatcgtgacctaccaacttctaacccctgcgagtcaatcgtgcagtttgagcaggagctgaataacgtgactgaaaaaatcgcacagtgtctgcccagctttaggtgtactgttgtccgagacttgcaccgcagtgtcggcatttgtttccctgttggccatgcttcttgttgtggtcatctgttgtcttccggtattttctccgtaagcgacctttcctcgaccaatgagatgagcggtaatctgaattgtcatactcgaattgtcataagtgtgctgtcagctcattggtcacaaagcaggagaggggctgggaattatgttttcaaacaaagcgttaattccataaacatttatagactacttttgattctcactgtattacgggacaaagtgcgtcccttattagctcaatacgggacgtgtacttttgtttctaaatacgggacgattccgtattttaagggacggttggcaaccctagtggcagccctagtgtaaATCATTCTTCTGTAAATATGTACgtgaactggactgaaaatgatttaaaaaagcagccaatgtccaaagaaaaactttgaaagatattcagaaatcctggagaactgctgctcaagcccactttaaaaatgacaagaaagtctggTTCCTTGGAaccaaaatatgaagaaattatGGTCAAGCTGAGGTGACCACAGCCAATAGCATCTCTGACAAAACCccaaattaaattttatttaattaaaaaatctaaataaataataacaactaaCTAATCAAAATTAGCAAAACcaaataaaataagtaaatagaaataaataaataaataaataaacaatcacaaaaataaatagacTAATCAAAAGGGGGATCAAATATTTAACATACTCTTATCATTTATTCAAACCATGTTATGTAATTCTAATAACGACCTGCTGGGGGCAGTAAGGTGTCTTCGATACGCCTAATCTGCCAATAATTCCAATGGAAGAAGAAGACGCACATGATGTAGGGTGCAGAATCAAAACAGTTAAATTTGACAGCTCGACATTGTCCCTCACAAGGAAAATGTTATGAAAACGTTCCTGGCAGGCTGAGAAACAAACCGTGATATTCAAccaacattttcagaaagtgGGGCCGAGTTGTGGAGGAATGCCATCACGGGGAAAAGCTTCTTTTGGCCGGTTTATCCGGGAGCGGTTGCAGCGCCTCTACAGCTAGCTGATTAGCTTCCCAGCTCCATGGCGATCTACGGGCTGAGCATTACCATATATAGACCGGGCACGGAGCTCCCTGGCCGGTGAAATGTAAACGGCGACGGGCTCGGGAGACTGAGAAAgggaaagcaaagacaaaactcAGCTTGAGAGACCAAAACCACCATCTTCACCATGTCATCCGAGCAGATCATCGCCATCATCATGGATGACAAAACCTACGAGGTGAATAAAAAGAAGCTGATTGAGAAGAGCGACTACTTCCGAGCTCTGTACAGCTCGGGGATGAGGGAGTCCACGGAGGACTCGGTGCAGCTGCAAGGACTCAGCGTCCTGGGCTTGGAGCTGGTCCTGGAGTTCATCAACACCTCCAAAGTCCAGGTAGTCAACGAGACTCTGGAGGATCTGATCGAGACCGCCTCCTTTCTCCAGGTCACCTCCATCCTTAAGCTCCTCACTTCGGAGATCCGGCTGGAGAACTGCGTGGAGCTGTACAGCCTCTCCGAGGTGTATGGGACTCACGACCTGCGTACCGCTTGCCTCAAATACATGACCTGCTACTACCACCCCATGCTGAGGCGGCCCGAGTTCAGCAGCCTGGCCTCTGCTGTCAGGGACCAAGTCAAGGAGATGCGCATGAATGGCACTGCCACCCTGGTGGCCATCGGAGACTTCACCAGCCTGTCCCTGGACGTTCCAGATCAGGATGAGCCCTGGTCCATGCTGAGGTATGGAGAGGTGGAGCAGCGCTGGAAGCCTCTCGCCAACAACCTCCCTCCAGATATGATCAACGTCAGGGGGTATGGGTCGGCCATCCTCGATAACTACTTGTTCATAGTTGGCGGGTACAGGATGACGAGTCAGGAGATCTCTGCTGTGCACTGCTACAACCCCTGCAGGAACGAGTGGAACCAGGTAGCGCCACTCAACCAGAAGAGGTAACACGAGTCCCCACTTGGTCCCCATTGGTTGCCTTGCATCGCGTTTCAGTCAGTGATTCTTCTCATGCAGGTCCAACTTCAAGCTGCTGGCTGTACAGGGGAAGCTGTACGCTGTGGGAGGCCAGTGTCTGGGCACAGTGGAGTGTTACAGCCCTGAGCAGGACTGGTGGACCTGCGTCTCCTCGATGCCCGACCCGCTGGCTGAGTTCTCTGCCTGTGAGTGCCAGGGTATGATCTACGTCATGGGTGGATACACTGCGAGAGGTGTGTGTACAGGAGCTACAGCAGCATATACACTAACACGCCAACACAGTCCGACAACAGTTTGGAGAGTAACTGTGAATTTTCATCTAGTGattctttctcctttttttttaaggagcaaAAAAAGCCCACATTTAGAGGTTGAAGGTGACGTGAATCATTTCACAGCAGAAACCACAGTGCGAGATGacctgaataaaataaaaaatgcggTCTTTAAAAgataatttcatttattaagagaaaaaaattatCCAAATCTACctgccctgtgtgaaaaagtaaatacTCCTCTTGTTAACTCATAGATTAATtgtgattaaccacatttttttaGCCACACCCAATCCTGACTACTACTTTTTCATGGCACTGTAGTTATAACTCCTCCAAAAAGCCTCTGAGAAATGAAGGGAAAAAACAGAACTTAATTCCACAGAGTAAAAACCTCCCTGATGGCTGTATGGTATTTTTAGCCTCTGGTTAGTCTCAACAGATGTTTGTATGTCACGGTGATTCTGTTGGAGAAGACTTCCTGTTAAACGGAGTTCTTCCTCCCTGCTGTCGCCATGTGCTGCTCATAAGGGAAcatctgttttttttacttttagtgTCAGGTAACTGTAACTCTCATATCAAGGCAGTTTATAGTGTAAAGACAGTAAACAGTTTCCTGATACGTTTTACTGAAAACATcaagatgtttgttttgttaagtTTAATCGTCACAAGGGGAAAAAATTAGGCTTAAAATAAGAGAAGCGAgagaagaggaacaaacagaacACAGATACCCAGGACAGTGTCTTTTCCTTATACTGTGAGGTCACTAAGTAAAAGTGAGTTAAACTGAAAATGACTTTGTGTGAATTCAGATTTTCTTGTTGTTGCATTGTTGCACTTCCTCTCAGTTGGCTGTGGTGTTTGTCACGTTGTCCTTGTGTTGTTTTGTCACTGTTGACAGTTTGAAGTAGATGTTTTACATACCGTTAATGCAGAAGTGCATCCATCCCTTTCTTTGTTTTCCGTTCCTCACCATAAAGGATTTGTGATTATCCAAATCTGATCGCGTTTCCACACTGCAGCTTCTTCTGGTGATTTGTTAATAACAAAGTCTGAAACATCCAGCTTCACCCTCCTCTTTGACTCTAATGGGACCACAGTTTACAAAACAAACATCGTGTGCTTTGCAGCCATAAACTCATCagcaaagtgtttactgagTTCATACTAAGAGGGAGCCGAGGACCTTTTCTCATGCACTTCTGTACAACGTAACCatctgccccctgctggctgttAGAGACGCAGGCTTTGCTGCACCACCAGATGTTTTTGGATCTTTCTTACCTACAGCTGTTTATATTCTCAGATTCAGTTCCTCTTGAGCTGCAGTTTACTTTTCTCAAACAAAATTAGATCACTTTTTaccccctttaaaaaaaacctctaaaGGCATTCGTTAGAACCATTATGTCCATGTCACATTTTAGCGCCCAACGAGAATtttaagtaaagtaaaaaataataaatacaataagcaaaaagacaaaaatataatTGAAATGAGAAATCACACAAAAAGTTATTAAACTTTTACAGTAAAAGCATGGACCGCTCATGCACCTTAAGGTAGTTACTACACACCCAGACTGATCTCTGAATGACTCATTATTTCTATATTGAGTAATTTAAGATTTTGGTAGTTTGGATCCTTCATATTTGGGTCtgctgagctgctcctgcttCTTATAATCCTATAAACTCTTCATTTTAATGTGTATTTATCCCTTTACCAGTCAGCAACATATCGTTTATAATCAGGACACCTTTTCCCGGATTATCTCTTATATAACCTTAATTATAAGGGATTTATCACTGCTGGGTGAACAGGATATCAAAGCGGTTATTGCTTCCatatttgggtttttgtttaaaTAAGATGAGCAACTTCAATGCATCTCCCAGGTTGTAGGAGATTTTATAAGATTTAAAAActattctttattttattatcgGTTTGTTTATGTTGGAGCACATTCTTACATTTCTCTTTGTTAATTATTCAGtcattctgtgtttttttttttttaatttttaattttattttgggCTTTCTAATATTAAATATGTAACAATTACTCtcgtaaagttttttttgtttcttcttcccATTACACCGGACAGAGAGGAACACAAACATCCTCCGATACTGCCCCATCTCTGACACCTGGACGACGTTCCGATCCTGCCCGGCTCACATCCGGAAGCAGCAGATGCTCTCCGTGGAGGATACCATCTACCTGGTGGGTGGATACACCCACGAGCTGGACACGGGGCTGCGGCGGCGACGTCCCAGCCAAACGGAGGACGTGCTGACGGTGCAGTCGTACAACGTCACCACAGGGGAGTGGCTCCAGCTGAAGGAGAACACGTCCAAGTCGGGACTGAACCTGACATGCACGCTGCACAACGACGGCATCTACATTATGAGCCGGGACGTCAGCCTGCCCACCAGCCTGGAACACCGTGTTTTTCTCAAATATAACATTTTCTCAGACGCTTGGGAGGCCTTCAGGCGCTTCCCGGCTCTGGGACAGAACATGCTGCTCTGCTCACTTTACCTTCCTAACGTGCTGTGACACGCAGAGCGGCGGGAAAGCTCGAGCACTGTTAACAGACCAATTATTGTTGCACTCATTGGGGATCTGTGGTGTCAGGGTGTGGTTGGCAGTTTGAACGCCTCGTGACCGCCGTGCCTCGGATTTAAAAACTTGAAAAACGTGCACTACGCTAAAGATACTGCTGTGGATGCAAATGGAAAAGCTATAATCACAAGTGTGGCCCAAAGCATCATCAGAGGTAGCACCAGTTTGTGCCTCTCATGTGTTAAAGTCAGCAGTCACCATTAAATAATCACCAGGTGAAGTTTAGAAAACACAGAACCAGCTGGTTTTGCCTTTTGAAGGCATTTCCACAACCCTCAAAAAGTCTCCTCTGACCATCTGGATGAGCACATGATGGTTGGATTGCAGATTTGAAAGGTGGAGGAACAGCATACATATGGTCAAAAGAGTCTTTTAGGGTCCTGGAAATGATGTTTGATGAGAAAAACATTTCCAATTCAAATAGTGTAAATTATATCACGTACAGAGCTTTAACAACCTCTTTGTGTGACGCAGCATGTGAAAACCAATCTGGAGTCCAAATTTCAAAACTTCTAGTTTAACAtgcaaaatattcatttttgtttctaTGAATTTCTTTCAGAGAGACTAAAAAGTCTGCAGCATCACTGTGGGGATGAGTTTTCCTTATTATTTGTAGACTGTGACGttaaaatgaatttttgaaaaactGGAAATTAATTTTGCGCACAGCCTGGATCCTGCATATTTTTCACATGCTGTGTTACTCTTTAACATTTACAGCGTGACATTTCTGTCCACACTCTTTCCAAAAATCatttaacaaaaacactgagaaaataaactgaaagaaaatattaaatacagcttaattaaaaaatagaataataaaaaatacactaattagttttaattctttttttaattaaagttgtttttttttttgtgttttttttttttccagtttttcatgttttaatttattaCTACATGGAGGATATTTAGCAGGTCCCAGGCTTAACAAAATTCAGAATAATcattataataaaaacattttttggaaGCAGCTGACTCAGTAAGCACAGACTGCAAACACTAAAACTGCTGacagtttctttatatttttattttggttgattttttttaatttacgaAAAACTTTTTAttcgttttatttatttcctttctgtctactttattttattttaactaaaATATTTCAGCACCCAGAGTTTTCAGGCGATTTGAAAACCCCTCCGCCTTTGAAATGAGACATGATACTCCGAGTTAGGCTCTGTGCAGAtctcctgcctgccactgtTTTGTCTTAAGCAGACTTAAAACGCACTTTTCTACTTTTACATCCACGACCATACAAAACATGAGAGGCACTGACGAGGGCTGCATAACAGCATGCTTTCAAATCTAACGGCCACGTTATTCCTGATGTTTACACTCCATTGGCatcaaagtttaacataacacAGCACAACACACTACAAAccttaaaaaaatctcagaaaCAACATGCATTAATGCGCTGCACATGGCAGGTAATCATAACGTGGCTTTGGTTTTACACTGCCAGTCGTACAAGGAGCAGAAGTTCTTTCAGAGGGAGCTTCATGTGTTGTATGAACACTTGCATAGTCTTACTCTTCAGAGAGACACTAAGAAAAGCTTAAAGTGCGATTTCATGAACTGATGCACACGTGCCTTCTGCAAggataaaaacaggaaaaaaagcacaagaTGCAGGACTCTGTTACATTTCCAGCAACCAACCAATATCGCTGTGTTTACTTTCTGATTTTTGCTGAAgcaggttttgttttcatttctgcGATGAATGGAGGGACGGGTGCAGGTTTGAGAAGTGAGTCTGAAACTGCTGCAGTGGTTGTTTGACAGTTTGGACATTTAAGTCATGACCAATAAAGGTGAAGTTCAGGGGTCTGTTCCAGTGTCTTCTCTTTGCTAAATGCTATCCTACtaatcagacacacacacacacacacacacacacacacaaacaaataacgGAGAGTGTGGTTTGCACATTCACTGGTTTCATTACACTGGTTCCATTTCAGCCAGAGACATAAATCCTTCATCTGGCTATAAAATTCAGACATGCTGAGCTACCCGCTGTGGTGACCCATTGTGACTAGGGAACAGCCAAAAGTAGCTTATTTTCAACCAGCAGAAAGGactgactgtttttaactcTGATAATCTATGATGTGACATCCTACCAAAATATCTTTTCCACTTTCCGGGAACATGACCCCGGAGAAAGTCCTGCCTCTGAGGGTCACCCTGCTCCATTCCTTCCCAGGAAAAGTTGGCACAAATGCCTGGCCTGCAAGTGCATTTGCTCCTAATTTGAGGCTTCATTCATGGTCCATGAATTAAGGGTTTCTGTGATATTATTTCCATCTTATATTAATTTGTTTACCCATTTGTGAAATATTAAACCTCAAATCAAC
This window encodes:
- the klhl42 gene encoding kelch-like protein 42, yielding MSSEQIIAIIMDDKTYEVNKKKLIEKSDYFRALYSSGMRESTEDSVQLQGLSVLGLELVLEFINTSKVQVVNETLEDLIETASFLQVTSILKLLTSEIRLENCVELYSLSEVYGTHDLRTACLKYMTCYYHPMLRRPEFSSLASAVRDQVKEMRMNGTATLVAIGDFTSLSLDVPDQDEPWSMLRYGEVEQRWKPLANNLPPDMINVRGYGSAILDNYLFIVGGYRMTSQEISAVHCYNPCRNEWNQVAPLNQKRSNFKLLAVQGKLYAVGGQCLGTVECYSPEQDWWTCVSSMPDPLAEFSACECQGMIYVMGGYTARERNTNILRYCPISDTWTTFRSCPAHIRKQQMLSVEDTIYLVGGYTHELDTGLRRRRPSQTEDVLTVQSYNVTTGEWLQLKENTSKSGLNLTCTLHNDGIYIMSRDVSLPTSLEHRVFLKYNIFSDAWEAFRRFPALGQNMLLCSLYLPNVL